GCGCGGCACGATCAATGTTTGCGCGGTCAAGGCCCCCGGCTTTGGCGATCGCCGCAAAGCGATGATGGAAGACATCGCCATCCTGACCGGTGGCAAATGCATCACCGAAGATTTGGGCTTGAAGCTTGAGTCTATCGGTTTGGAAGACCTCGGCCGCGCGAAATCCATCGTCGTGGACAAGGAAAACACGACCATCGTCGAAGGCGCCGGCAAGTCCTCGGAAATCCAGGGGCGCGTGAATCAAATCCGCCGCCAGATCGAAGAGACGACTTCGGATTACGACCGTGAAAAATTGCAGGAACGCCTGGCGAAGCTCGCCGGTGGCGTGGCCGTCATCAATGTTGGCGCTGCGACGGAAACGGAAATGAAGGAAAAGAAAGCGCGCGTGGAAGACGCGTTGCACGCGACTCGCGCGGCAGTCGAAGAAGGCATCGTGCCTGGCGGCGGCGTGGCGTTGATCCGTTGCCTCGCGGCCATTGAGGCGTTGAAGTTGCACGGCGACGAACAGATCGGCGCGGACATCGTGAAGCGCGCGGTGGAATCGCCGCTCCGCACGCTGGCGCACAACGCCGGTGTGGAAGGCTCGATCGTCATTCAGGAAGTCAAGAAACGCAAAGGCAACGAAGGTTATAACGTGGCGACGGACGAATACGTTGATCTCGTGAAGGCCGGCGTGGTGGATCCGAAGAAGGTGACCCGTTCGGCGCTGCAGAACGCGGCTTCGATCGCGGGATTGCTCCTGACGACTGAATGTCTGATCACGGAATTGCCGGAGAAGGAAAAGCCCGCGCCTGCTGGCGGCGGCCACGGCGGTCCTGGCGGCATGGGCGGCATGGGCGGCATGGACTACTAAGCAAGCCTCCGC
This genomic interval from Verrucomicrobiia bacterium contains the following:
- the groL gene encoding chaperonin GroEL (60 kDa chaperone family; promotes refolding of misfolded polypeptides especially under stressful conditions; forms two stacked rings of heptamers to form a barrel-shaped 14mer; ends can be capped by GroES; misfolded proteins enter the barrel where they are refolded when GroES binds), coding for MAAKQLVFDEAARQALLKGVEKLSRAVKATLGPKGRNVVLDKKFGSPTVTKDGVTVAKEIELEDAYENMGAQMVREVASKTSDTAGDGTTTATVLAEAIYREGLKNVTAGASPISLQRGIQKAVDAAVEHLGKIAKKVKDKEEIKQVATVSANWDNTIGEIIADAMDKVGKDGTITVEEAKSIETTLDVVEGMQFDKGYLSPYFVTNAEAMEAKLDDAYILNYEKKISSLKDLLPVLEKVAKVGRPLLIISEDVEGEALATLVVNKLRGTINVCAVKAPGFGDRRKAMMEDIAILTGGKCITEDLGLKLESIGLEDLGRAKSIVVDKENTTIVEGAGKSSEIQGRVNQIRRQIEETTSDYDREKLQERLAKLAGGVAVINVGAATETEMKEKKARVEDALHATRAAVEEGIVPGGGVALIRCLAAIEALKLHGDEQIGADIVKRAVESPLRTLAHNAGVEGSIVIQEVKKRKGNEGYNVATDEYVDLVKAGVVDPKKVTRSALQNAASIAGLLLTTECLITELPEKEKPAPAGGGHGGPGGMGGMGGMDY